One segment of Ascidiaceihabitans donghaensis DNA contains the following:
- a CDS encoding GcvT family protein: protein MQTTTRVAIIGGGVVGASVLYHLTKLGWSDVMLLERSELTSGSTWHAAGGFHTLNGDTNMAALQGYTIKLYKELEEITGMSCGLHHVGGVTLADNQDRFDMLLAERAKHRFMGLETEIVTPEEIAKIAPVTNLDGIIGALYDPLDGHLDPSGTTHAYAKAARMGGATIHTHTMVQETNQRPDGTWDVVTDKGTIHAEHVVNAGGLWAREVGAMAGIYFPLHPMEHQYLVTEDVPMIVDMMKDGHEHPHVMDPAGESYLRQEGKGLCIGFYEQKCRPWAVDGTSWSFGQDLLDNDFDKIEDSIDFAYKRFPDLERAGVKNVIHGPFTFAPDGNPLVGPVPGVRNYWSACGVMAGFSQGGGVGLMLAQWMIEGEPERDVTAMDVARFGDWISPGYTLPKVIENYQKRFSVSYPNEELPAARPNRTTPMYDIFTKMGAVWGQQYGLEVVNYFAQGDEPAYETPSFRRSDAFDATAREVRGVRQSVGINEVHNFGKYSVKGPNARAWLDKIMAGRMPKPGRLSLTPMLSYKGKLIGDFTVSCLSEDSFQLTASYGAQANHWRWFKKHEENGVSIENISDKRNGFQIAGPKARDVLQACTRTDVSTMKFMDVAHMTVGMTDCIVQRVSYTGDLGFEIYCDPMGQRNLWNTLWAAGQDHAMVPFGMRAMMSLRLDKFFGSWLSEFSPDYTALETGMDRFISYKKNTDFIGRAACEAEKAQGAMRQLVAFEVDALDADVQGYEPVWLNGKVVGFCTSGGYSHHAQKSIALGFLPTADVADGLAVQIEILGQMRDAHVVTQPLFDADGVRMRGS from the coding sequence ATGCAAACCACAACCCGTGTTGCCATTATCGGAGGCGGCGTCGTTGGCGCGTCTGTGTTGTATCACCTGACCAAATTGGGATGGTCTGATGTGATGCTTTTGGAACGGTCCGAATTGACATCTGGATCCACATGGCATGCGGCGGGCGGGTTTCACACCTTGAACGGCGACACCAACATGGCGGCCCTTCAAGGGTATACCATCAAACTTTACAAAGAGCTGGAAGAAATAACCGGCATGTCGTGCGGCCTGCACCACGTCGGCGGCGTAACCTTGGCCGACAATCAAGACCGCTTCGACATGCTGTTGGCGGAACGTGCCAAACACCGCTTTATGGGTCTTGAGACGGAAATCGTCACCCCGGAAGAGATCGCCAAGATCGCCCCTGTGACCAATCTGGATGGCATCATCGGCGCGCTTTACGACCCTTTGGATGGCCACCTTGACCCATCCGGCACAACCCACGCCTATGCAAAGGCCGCGCGTATGGGCGGGGCCACGATCCACACGCACACAATGGTGCAAGAAACCAACCAGCGCCCTGATGGCACATGGGATGTGGTCACGGACAAAGGCACAATCCACGCCGAACATGTGGTCAATGCCGGCGGTTTGTGGGCGCGTGAAGTGGGCGCTATGGCAGGTATCTATTTCCCTCTCCACCCAATGGAGCACCAGTATCTTGTGACCGAAGATGTGCCCATGATTGTCGACATGATGAAAGACGGGCATGAGCACCCCCATGTCATGGACCCCGCCGGCGAAAGCTATCTGCGTCAAGAAGGCAAAGGGCTATGCATCGGTTTTTACGAACAAAAATGCCGTCCATGGGCCGTTGACGGCACGTCGTGGTCCTTTGGGCAGGATCTTTTGGACAACGACTTTGACAAGATCGAAGACAGCATTGATTTCGCCTACAAACGCTTTCCCGATCTGGAACGTGCAGGCGTGAAAAACGTGATCCATGGGCCATTCACATTTGCCCCTGACGGTAATCCTTTGGTCGGCCCTGTCCCCGGCGTGCGCAACTATTGGTCCGCGTGTGGCGTTATGGCAGGCTTTTCGCAAGGCGGTGGCGTGGGATTGATGCTGGCGCAATGGATGATCGAAGGCGAACCGGAACGCGATGTCACTGCCATGGATGTGGCACGGTTCGGAGATTGGATTTCGCCGGGCTACACCTTGCCAAAGGTCATCGAAAACTACCAAAAACGCTTCAGTGTATCTTATCCCAATGAAGAACTGCCCGCCGCACGGCCCAATCGCACCACACCCATGTATGATATCTTCACGAAAATGGGCGCGGTTTGGGGACAGCAATACGGGTTGGAAGTTGTCAATTACTTCGCACAAGGTGACGAGCCTGCCTATGAAACCCCGTCCTTTCGCCGCTCGGACGCATTTGATGCAACCGCCCGCGAGGTTCGCGGTGTTCGACAAAGTGTAGGCATCAACGAGGTGCACAATTTTGGCAAATACAGCGTCAAAGGCCCAAATGCGCGGGCATGGTTGGACAAGATTATGGCCGGCCGTATGCCAAAACCCGGACGCCTCAGCCTGACGCCTATGCTGTCTTACAAAGGCAAGCTGATTGGCGATTTTACTGTGTCCTGCCTGTCCGAAGACAGCTTCCAGCTGACGGCATCCTACGGGGCGCAAGCCAACCATTGGCGCTGGTTCAAAAAACATGAGGAAAACGGCGTAAGCATAGAGAATATAAGCGATAAACGAAACGGCTTCCAGATCGCAGGCCCGAAGGCACGTGATGTTTTGCAGGCCTGTACCCGCACAGATGTGTCCACGATGAAATTCATGGATGTGGCGCATATGACTGTCGGAATGACAGACTGCATTGTGCAGCGCGTCAGCTACACCGGTGACTTGGGCTTTGAAATTTATTGCGATCCTATGGGCCAACGCAACCTGTGGAACACCCTGTGGGCCGCAGGACAGGACCACGCCATGGTGCCCTTCGGGATGCGCGCCATGATGTCGTTGAGGCTTGATAAATTCTTTGGGTCTTGGTTGTCTGAATTTTCGCCAGACTATACGGCGTTAGAGACGGGTATGGACCGCTTTATCAGCTATAAAAAGAACACCGACTTCATTGGCCGCGCCGCCTGTGAAGCGGAAAAGGCACAGGGTGCGATGCGCCAGTTGGTGGCCTTTGAAGTCGACGCTTTGGATGCAGATGTTCAAGGCTATGAGCCGGTTTGGTTGAATGGCAAAGTCGTTGGCTTTTGTACGTCTGGCGGCTATTCGCATCATGCGCAGAAATCCATCGCGTTGGGCTTTTTACCCACTGCGGATGTCGCGGACGGGCTTGCTGTTCAGATTGAAATACTTGGCCAGATGCGCGACGCACATGTTGTGACGCAACCGCTGTTTGATGCGGATGGCGTGCGCATGCGCGGATCATAA
- a CDS encoding DUF2254 domain-containing protein, with product MNRLNSITRVLKEYLRKLWTRVLIVGLLSLVALGIATLIESILPEGVNGRLQGAAVDRLLQIIANAMLAVTTFSLTVMVTVHRNTSSQFTPRAHLLIMEDSVTQNTLAAFIGTYVYALVAIVLRETGVFGDEKAMVLFWMTALVLCFVVWSLVRWVLHLQTFGSLLDTTRHVEDVTRTRFRERLDRPCLGANPLTQDVPQGAVALTAAQSGFVRGIVPEIMQNLSQDHDVQVYVTARLGDFVFLNAPLAWVDGEMDDDLAQDLQACINVGDVRSYDQDPRLGMIAMSEIGTKALSPGINDPGTAIDVISRIGRVLSNYKDEAETGQSPEFDRLYVPPMDPDLLLQDAFSAIGRDGAHIVEVQEMLQEVLGGLMDHPDAGLCRAAKRVAKELFERAGTQMTHSPDLDRLKRAVHRGVL from the coding sequence ATGAACCGGCTGAATTCCATCACACGCGTCCTGAAAGAATACCTGCGCAAGCTATGGACCCGGGTCTTGATCGTTGGTCTTTTGTCACTGGTCGCCTTGGGCATCGCGACGTTGATTGAAAGCATTTTGCCGGAAGGGGTCAATGGCCGTTTGCAAGGCGCCGCCGTTGACAGGCTGTTGCAGATCATTGCCAACGCCATGCTTGCTGTAACCACGTTTTCACTGACCGTTATGGTGACAGTGCATCGCAATACGTCGTCCCAATTCACGCCACGTGCGCATTTGCTGATCATGGAAGATTCCGTGACACAAAACACGCTTGCGGCGTTTATCGGCACGTATGTGTATGCGCTTGTTGCGATTGTTCTGCGTGAAACAGGCGTGTTTGGCGATGAAAAGGCAATGGTGCTGTTCTGGATGACGGCCTTGGTCCTGTGTTTTGTCGTTTGGTCCCTGGTGCGTTGGGTTCTGCATTTGCAGACGTTTGGCAGTTTGCTGGACACCACACGCCACGTCGAAGACGTGACCCGTACACGGTTTCGCGAACGTCTGGACCGCCCCTGTCTGGGGGCCAATCCTTTGACGCAGGACGTGCCACAAGGGGCCGTTGCACTGACTGCCGCCCAAAGCGGCTTTGTGCGCGGCATTGTGCCCGAAATCATGCAAAACCTGTCGCAGGATCACGATGTTCAGGTCTATGTGACGGCCCGTCTGGGTGATTTCGTGTTCTTGAACGCCCCACTGGCATGGGTCGACGGTGAAATGGACGACGATTTGGCACAGGATTTGCAGGCCTGCATCAATGTCGGGGATGTGCGCAGTTATGACCAAGACCCCCGACTGGGCATGATCGCGATGAGCGAAATAGGCACCAAAGCCTTGTCGCCGGGCATCAACGATCCGGGAACCGCAATTGACGTGATTTCGCGCATCGGACGGGTTCTGTCGAATTACAAGGATGAGGCTGAAACAGGGCAATCGCCGGAGTTCGACCGCCTTTATGTGCCTCCGATGGATCCTGATTTGTTGTTGCAAGACGCATTCTCTGCGATCGGGCGCGATGGCGCCCACATCGTCGAAGTGCAAGAGATGCTGCAAGAGGTCCTTGGGGGGCTTATGGATCATCCGGACGCGGGATTGTGTCGCGCTGCAAAACGCGTCGCAAAAGAGTTGTTTGAACGGGCCGGGACGCAGATGACGCATTCCCCTGATTTGGACAGGTTGAAACGGGCGGTGCATAGGGGCGTGCTGTAG
- a CDS encoding GcvT family protein encodes MRTHAQAVVIGGGVIGCSILYHLTKLGWTDVVLIERDELTSGSTWHAAANIHGLHDSTNISRIQHYTMGLYKELEQETGQGCGVFQPGSLYLAQTEAREHQLRLQAAKAKLYGMNFHEVDRAEAERLNPLVDYDGIRCIMWEPDGGNVDPSGVTQAYATGARQNGAEIMRFNPVLATEAQPDGTWIVETEKGDIRTPWVINAAGLWGREVAALAGIELPLQPTEHQYFVTETIPEINAMDRRLPSVADRDGEYYLRQEGQGLLVGAYEKDMRFWAEGGTPLDFAHDLFDDDLERIEDNMMRAIERVPVVGTAGIKRVINGPMIWSPDSNVLLGPVPEKKGYFCCNGIIPGFSQSGGMGLMVAQWIIEGEMQYDMFPWDMARFGAWATQGAAGKTFTKERVRDQYANRFKIHFPNEERGAGRAVRTRPVHDLQLEMGAVMGLNYGWEHPLWYADTPGASDTDGFTRQNWWDPVGAECKMLRDRAGIIDISNFAKYRCKGPDAETWLNAVFANVMPKAIGRSCLTPLIGVRGGIAGDFTVTRLAEDEFWIIGSGMAERYHARFFNAVPCPEGTVFESLTDSVCGFNVAGPDSRKLLQRLTNTSLETEDFPFMRSQRIELAGVDVLALRVSFTGDLGWELHCAEADQLRLYTALLDAGKAFDAGPVGGRALMSLRVEKGYGSWGREYSPEYWPQEVGLDRLCKMNKEFLNKAAVADVLKNEMRERLVLLHLDGAETDASNADATGGEPIFKDGQGVGRVTSGAYGYSVGMSLALGYVKGVENGDIVDVMVLGLPHKARVLAEPPFDPKGQKLRA; translated from the coding sequence ATGCGCACTCATGCACAGGCAGTTGTTATCGGGGGCGGCGTGATTGGCTGTTCCATCTTGTACCACCTCACAAAACTTGGGTGGACAGATGTCGTTCTTATCGAGCGCGACGAACTTACGTCAGGATCAACGTGGCACGCAGCCGCCAATATTCACGGACTGCACGACAGCACAAATATCAGCCGTATCCAGCACTATACAATGGGGCTGTACAAAGAACTGGAACAGGAAACAGGGCAGGGATGCGGTGTCTTCCAGCCCGGATCGCTTTATCTGGCACAAACCGAGGCCCGTGAACATCAGCTGCGTTTGCAAGCGGCCAAGGCCAAATTGTATGGCATGAACTTTCATGAAGTCGACCGCGCAGAGGCCGAACGCCTGAATCCCTTGGTCGATTACGATGGCATCCGCTGCATTATGTGGGAACCTGATGGTGGCAATGTGGATCCATCAGGAGTGACGCAGGCCTATGCGACAGGGGCGCGTCAAAACGGGGCCGAGATTATGCGCTTCAACCCGGTCCTCGCCACCGAGGCACAACCCGATGGCACATGGATTGTGGAAACCGAAAAGGGTGATATCCGAACCCCTTGGGTGATCAACGCCGCCGGGCTGTGGGGGCGTGAAGTTGCGGCGCTGGCGGGTATAGAATTGCCGCTGCAACCAACAGAACACCAGTATTTTGTTACTGAAACAATTCCCGAAATAAACGCGATGGATCGGCGGTTGCCTTCGGTTGCGGACCGCGACGGTGAATATTATCTGCGCCAAGAGGGGCAAGGATTGTTGGTGGGTGCCTATGAAAAGGACATGCGGTTTTGGGCGGAAGGCGGGACGCCACTGGATTTTGCCCATGACCTTTTCGACGATGATCTGGAACGTATCGAAGACAACATGATGCGTGCCATCGAACGCGTTCCGGTCGTTGGGACCGCGGGCATCAAACGCGTCATAAATGGTCCGATGATCTGGTCGCCGGATTCCAATGTCTTGCTGGGACCTGTTCCCGAGAAAAAAGGGTATTTCTGCTGTAACGGCATCATTCCGGGCTTTTCGCAGTCGGGGGGCATGGGGTTGATGGTGGCCCAATGGATCATCGAAGGCGAAATGCAATACGACATGTTTCCATGGGATATGGCGCGGTTCGGGGCGTGGGCCACGCAAGGGGCGGCCGGCAAGACCTTTACGAAGGAACGTGTACGGGACCAATACGCAAACCGTTTCAAAATTCACTTCCCCAATGAAGAACGGGGCGCAGGCCGCGCTGTGCGCACGCGTCCTGTTCATGATTTGCAGCTGGAAATGGGCGCGGTTATGGGGCTGAACTATGGGTGGGAGCACCCACTATGGTATGCCGACACGCCGGGGGCTTCGGACACTGACGGGTTCACGCGCCAAAACTGGTGGGACCCTGTTGGCGCGGAATGCAAAATGTTGCGGGACCGTGCTGGCATCATCGACATCTCGAACTTCGCCAAATACCGGTGCAAGGGGCCAGACGCCGAGACGTGGTTGAACGCTGTTTTTGCCAATGTGATGCCGAAAGCGATTGGACGGTCCTGTCTGACACCGCTGATCGGAGTGCGGGGTGGAATTGCAGGCGATTTCACCGTCACGCGACTGGCCGAAGACGAATTCTGGATCATCGGATCGGGTATGGCCGAACGCTATCACGCACGTTTCTTTAATGCAGTGCCGTGCCCGGAAGGCACGGTGTTTGAAAGCCTCACGGACAGTGTTTGCGGGTTCAATGTTGCCGGACCGGACAGCCGCAAGCTGTTGCAAAGGCTGACCAATACATCGCTAGAGACAGAAGATTTTCCATTCATGCGCTCGCAACGCATTGAACTTGCCGGTGTTGATGTCTTGGCGCTGCGTGTCTCTTTTACCGGCGATCTGGGGTGGGAACTGCACTGCGCCGAGGCGGATCAACTGCGCCTTTACACGGCGTTGTTGGATGCGGGCAAAGCCTTTGACGCGGGACCTGTGGGCGGGCGGGCATTGATGTCTTTGCGCGTTGAAAAAGGGTACGGGTCATGGGGACGCGAGTATTCGCCAGAGTATTGGCCACAAGAGGTCGGGTTGGACCGGTTGTGCAAGATGAACAAGGAGTTTCTAAACAAAGCAGCCGTTGCTGATGTGTTGAAAAACGAGATGCGCGAACGGCTGGTCTTGTTGCATCTGGATGGGGCTGAGACGGACGCTTCAAACGCCGACGCGACTGGAGGAGAGCCGATTTTCAAAGACGGGCAAGGAGTCGGGCGTGTGACGTCTGGTGCATATGGATACTCTGTCGGGATGAGCTTGGCCTTGGGTTACGTCAAAGGCGTGGAAAATGGGGACATAGTCGATGTTATGGTGCTTGGACTGCCACACAAAGCACGCGTTCTAGCGGAACCGCCGTTCGATCCTAAAGGGCAAAAACTGCGCGCATAA